One Deltaproteobacteria bacterium genomic region harbors:
- a CDS encoding MFS transporter: MADDSSAQPDAPVRLSPWASLAYRDYSLLFALSLFATTAQQMRQTQNFYQVYEISGSAFQLGMTGVAQGLPIFALGLFGGTLADFLDRKKLILYTACGNLLVAVLLGLLTHSGHIQVWHIQAATALTSALNIVLNPTRMSLISYLVPRSHLTNAVSLNSAISQGSHFIGPMLGGLSLAWMSTGNAYLFNALFYLPALAAILLLTIPKIDASAREKFSLVSILSGVKFLFSEPVVLAMVMLDFIIVGVGYYRPLLPIFAKDILFVGPAGFGMLSSAPAVGGVLGTLTLLMTRDVKSKGLLALWSFLAYAAALGLFAVSTNFWLSLLLLGALGLANSLQAVMRQTSFHLLTPEPVRGRAFAVFAIFSQGANGVGATEVGFMAALLGAPGSLLFGCAVGASITLVCWLSIPGLRSFGRGK, from the coding sequence ATGGCCGACGATTCCTCAGCTCAGCCGGATGCGCCGGTTCGGCTCTCGCCCTGGGCTTCTCTCGCTTACCGCGACTACAGTTTACTGTTCGCGCTCTCGCTGTTCGCGACCACGGCGCAGCAGATGCGCCAGACGCAAAACTTTTATCAGGTCTACGAGATCAGCGGCTCGGCGTTTCAGCTTGGCATGACCGGCGTCGCTCAAGGTCTGCCAATTTTCGCCTTGGGACTATTCGGCGGCACCCTGGCGGATTTCTTGGACCGTAAGAAACTTATTCTCTACACTGCCTGCGGCAATCTGCTGGTCGCCGTGCTGCTTGGCTTGCTCACCCATAGCGGCCACATTCAAGTTTGGCATATCCAAGCCGCCACCGCGCTGACTTCGGCACTCAACATTGTGCTCAATCCGACGCGCATGTCGCTGATCTCCTATCTCGTGCCGCGCTCGCATCTGACCAACGCGGTGTCGCTCAACTCGGCGATCTCCCAAGGCTCGCACTTCATCGGTCCCATGCTCGGTGGCTTGAGCTTGGCGTGGATGAGCACGGGCAACGCCTATTTGTTCAACGCGTTATTTTATCTGCCGGCCCTCGCCGCCATCCTGCTGCTGACAATTCCCAAAATCGACGCTAGCGCGCGCGAAAAATTTTCCCTCGTCAGTATTTTAAGCGGCGTCAAGTTCTTGTTCTCCGAACCGGTGGTGTTGGCGATGGTCATGCTCGACTTCATCATCGTCGGCGTCGGTTACTATCGGCCGCTCTTGCCGATCTTCGCCAAGGATATTTTATTCGTCGGCCCCGCCGGCTTCGGCATGCTCTCCTCCGCTCCCGCCGTCGGCGGCGTTCTCGGCACGCTCACGCTGCTGATGACCCGCGACGTCAAAAGCAAAGGACTGCTCGCCCTCTGGTCGTTTCTCGCCTACGCCGCCGCGCTCGGCCTCTTCGCAGTGTCGACTAATTTCTGGCTGTCGCTCTTGCTCCTCGGCGCGCTGGGCTTGGCCAATTCGCTGCAAGCCGTCATGCGCCAAACCAGTTTTCATCTGCTCACGCCGGAACCGGTGCGCGGCCGCGCCTTCGCCGTCTTCGCGATTTTCTCCCAAGGCGCCAACGGCGTCGGCGCCACCGAAGTAGGCTTCATGGCCGCTCTACTCGGCGCACCAGGCTCCCTGCTCTTCGGCTGCGCCGTCGGCGCTTCGATAACATTAGTATGTTGGCTGTCGATCCCAGGACTGCGAAGTTTTGGTAGAGGTAAATAA